The Calliphora vicina chromosome 3, idCalVici1.1, whole genome shotgun sequence genome contains a region encoding:
- the LOC135955172 gene encoding uncharacterized protein LOC135955172, whose amino-acid sequence MSKILLSLPSTLSKRMPLLYQRHFASEIKGSWNEAPLCKGRKMTEAEQKCHPKQASCSGSLSACGGTYWPECGEPDIKPAPQLTCCCEKHLSKPICEKPAKKKPKHKEEKPFKSMWEVCGVDPQCPDLIPRLDETHYESSDKTKRIYTQTWKSCQPQTRKRKVCCFNEMCMLPPLEKRSKQECPHTAKEQDSEQLKLDYNVLRKCMESPPENPNTRRINKCRKIVMPCCRKVAQIIKCHRNRMQSKCLKECCPHPSFSECDHAKLKTGPPAECRCTHFLNQCETNRFALRKQQFNIPPALPAWPPKERPK is encoded by the coding sequence atgtcCAAGATTTTGTTATCTTTACCCTCTACATTGTCAAAGCGCATGCCATTGTTATATCAAAGACATTTTGCCTCGGAAATCAAGGGCAGTTGGAATGAGGCACCCTTATGCAAAGGACGTAAGATGACAGAGGCTGAACAAAAATGTCATCCCAAACAGGCCAGTTGTTCGGGCAGTTTAAGTGCTTGCGGTGGAACATATTGGCCAGAATGTGGTGAACCAGATATAAAACCAGCACCACAATTAACATGTTGCTGTGAGAAACACCTAAGCAAACCGATATGTGAAAAGCCGGCCAAAAAGAAACCTAAACATAAGGAAGAGAAACCCTTCAAATCAATGTGGGAGGTATGCGGTGTAGATCCCCAATGTCCCGATTTGATACCACGTCTAGATGAAACCCACTACGAATCATCGGATAAAACCAAAAGAATTTATACCCAAACCTGGAAGTCATGTCAGCCACAGACAAGAAAACGTAAAGTTTGTTGTTTCAATGAGATGTGCATGTTGCCACCACTGGAAAAACGAAGCAAACAAGAATGTCCCCACACAGCCAAGGAACAGGACAGTGAgcagctaaaattggactataatgTTTTGAGGAAATGTATGGAAAGTCCTCCCGAAAATCCCAATACGAGACGTATTAACAAATGTCGCAAAATTGTTATGCCCTGTTGCCGTAAGGTGGCTCAAATCATTAAATGTCATCGTAATCGCATGCAATCCAAGTGTTTGAAAGAATGCTGTCCCCATCCTAGCTTTTCGGAGTGTGATCATGCCAAATTGAAGACTGGGCCACCAGCTGAATGTCGTTGTACACATTTTCTCAATCAATGTGAAACGAATCGTTTTGCATTGCGCAAGCAACAGTTTAATATTCCACCTGCTTTGCCAGCCTGGCCACCCAAAGAGAGGCCAAAGTAG